The genomic stretch CTACAATCAATTCCTGGTGGAGCAGCGGCAAAACCTTTCATTACACACCACAATGCTTTAGATATTCCATTATATTTAAGAATTGCCAACGAATTATATCTGAAAAGATTGATCGTAGGTGGTTTTGACGGAGTATATGAGTTCTCTAAAAACTTCAGAAACGAAGGGATGGACAGAACCCACAACCCGGAATTTACGGCAATGGAAATCTATGTAGCTTACAAAGACTACAATTGGATGATGGATTTCACAGAAAAACTATTGGAATTCTGTGCGATTCAGGTAAACGGAACTACAACAGCTACTTTCGGAGAGCATGAAGTAGATTTCAAAGCGCCTTATCCAAGAGTTTCCATGACGGAAGCTATCCAGAAATTTACAGGTTTCGATATCACTGGAAAAACAGAGAAGGAATTATTCGATTTTGCTAAGTCTATCGGAATTGAAGTGAATGAAACAATGGGTAAAGGAAAATTAATTGATGAAATCTTCGGTGAGAAGTGTGAAGGAAACTTCATTCAACCGACTTTCATTACAGATTATCCTGTTGAAATGTCTCCATTAACAAAGAAACACAGAAGTAAAGAAGGTTTAACTGAGCGTTTTGAATTAATGGTTTGTGGTAAAGAAATCGCAAATGCTTATTCAGAGCTTAATGACCCAATTGATCAGAGAGAGCGTTTTGAAGCACAGATGGCATTATCTGAAAGAGGGGATGATGAAGCAATGTTTATCGATCAGGACTTCTTAAGAGCCCTTGAATACGGTATGCCGCCAACATCAGGATTAGGAATCGGTATGGACAGATTAATTATGTTCTTAACGAACAATGCTTCTATCCAGGAAGTTTTATTCTTCCCTCAAATGAGACCGGAAAAAGCGGTTCCTCAAATTGAATTAGGTGAAGATGAAAAAGTAATTCTTGAAATCCTTAACTCTCAGGAAGAGGCGATGTCTTTAGCAGAAGTAAAGGAAAGAAGCCAGTTATCCGGCAAGAAATGGGATAAAGCTTCTAAAACTTTGACAAAGAATAATATTGTGAAAGTGGAGAAGATTGATGAGAATCTTTTGATGAAACTAGCTTAGTTTTTTACAACATAATAATAAAAAACCGGTACGGAATTATTCTGTACCGGTTTCTTTTTTCCATTTTCTAAGCTGCGTTCTAAAATTTTTAAAAGGAGCAACCGTATTGATATGTATCCATTTCCAAACGGGCCATTTCGCGGGTGTTGTTGCCCATTTTCTTTGTTCAGGTTCAAACAGGGTCTTGTCATCAAGCTTTTCAATCCATTGAATAACTTCGTTGACTTGCTTTTTTAGTAATTCTCTTTGTTCTGCTAAACTATAAGAACCATATTGCTCATAAAAAGACTGGTATAATCCCTTTAAATTATTCCATTTGTATTCTGGAGTAGGTGTTTTTACTTCAATACCTTTCTTTTCATCAGCTTCCCATTGCAGGAGAAGGTGTGTCCAGCCAATCTGATAGGATATATTTTGTGATGGCGTTTTATCAATACCGGATTTTAACAGATCTTTTTCATCTTCTTTAATATCATTAAATTCCTGATCGTAGAGAAGATATCTTGATTTGATCTCATTAATAAGTTCAGTTTTGTGCTTATAAGTCTGCATATTCCTTTATTTTCTCAGTTTACTGAAAGAAGCCATTAGATAAAACAAAAATGGAAGAATAAATAATGAACCCAGCATCAATGCCCAACCCAGTGCTGCAATCGTTTTCGGAGGAGCCATGTGCTCTAATAGCGAGAGATGCTGCCCGTTGCCTAATAAAATAATATCCGGATTATGCTGATAGGTGGCTGCCACAAGAATCATTACCATTTGAAACCCTGCTAATGCTCTTACAGGCAATAATTTCTGTCTGTTCATTGCTCGAAGAATAAGCAATAATGCAATGGTAGCAAAAACAATCGCCATGATTCCCAAAGGCTTTGAAAATACCCACATTAAAAGCGGAATATCTGAAATATAAGCGGTAACAAACACAAGAATTCCGGTAATAACCACAAAGATCATGGTCTGCTTTGATTTTCTGATCATCAATAATAATTCTTCTTTACCGCGGGTCTCTCTCAGTGAAAAAATAGAGGCAAGGTAAGCGCACAGTGCTACCGTAAATAAACCTACAGAAACTCCAAACCAGTTGAGCCAGCTGAAAATATACAAATCCAGGAAGGTAGTCGCATCAGGATTGATAGAATGAGATACCGTCGCGGCGGCTATTAATCCAAGGAAGAAAGGAGTTAACAGACTTGCATAATAAAATATCTGTGTATATAACACCTGCCAGTTATCCTTTACTGCATCATAATGTCTGAACGTAAAAGCTGTCCCTCTTGCAATAATTCCTACAAGCATTAAAACTAAAGGAATATGAAGATAGGTAGACATGGTGGTATAAATATCAGGAAATCCTACAAAAAGGATCACAATGGCAATAATCAGCCACATGTGATTGGCTTCCCAAACAGGAGCGATAGATTCATACATGATCTCCTGCGTTTTATGACGAGCTTTTTTATTGGTAAACAGTTCTACAATCCCCGCTCCAAAGTCAGCACCTCCAAGAATAATATAAAGACAGATGGAAAGCCATAGAAAGCCTATAACAATGTAAATCATGAGTTTTTGTTTTTATCGTTAAACTGAGGGTCTGTTGGATCATAAAGCTTAGGGACCATTTGTACCTGTCTTCTTAAAAGGAATACCAGAATTAATGATAATGATATAAATATTGCGGTGAAGAAGTAGAAAGAATATTGTATTCCTGGCATTGGCGTTACTGCATCAATCGTTCTCATGATGCCATAAATGATCCATGGCTGCCTTCCCACTTCAGTAACTGTCCATCCTGCTTCAAGAGCAATATATCCAAATGGAGTTGCAAACAAAAATGTTTTTAATAGCCAGTTTTTGGTAAGCCATTCCTTTTTAAAGAAGAAAGCGTAAAGGTATACAACTCCAATGCAGATCATTACCACTCCAAAGAAGATCATAATCTGGAATGCATAATGAGTAACCGCTATTGGAGGCCATTGATCTTTAGGAAAATCTTTAAGACCTTTTACTTCAGCATTAAAATCATTACTAACAAGAAAGCTTAAAACCTTAGGAATTTTGATCGCATATTTTATTTCTTCTTTTTCTTCATCCGGAATGCCACCAATTACAAATGAGGCTCCTTTTTCCGTTTCAAAGTGAGCTTCCATAGCCGCTAACTTAATAGGTTGTCTTTCTGCCACAGATTTTGCGGCAACATCACCGCTTAAAGGAGCTCCAAATGCTCCAATTAAGGCAAATCCAACAGCAATTCTGAATGCTTTGGTATGAAACTCCACATTCTTTTTTCGCATAATTAAAAAAGCATGCACTCCGGCCACAGCAAATCCTGTAGCACAAAAAGCAGCAACGGTCATGTGAAGAGCCTGTGGAAACCATGCATCATTGAACATGGCTTTAATAGGATCTATATTAAGGTATTGCCCATTAATATAATCGAATCCCGTAGGAGAGTTCATCCATGCATTGGCTGCTACGACTAAAATACCAGATGCCAAACCACTGACCCCTACAAGGAAACCGCAGAACCAATGAAACCACTTATTGAATTTATCCCATCCATATAAAAAGAAACCGATGGCAATGGCTTCAATAAAAAAAGCCGTACCTTCCAATGAGAAAGGCATTCCGAAGATAGGACCTGCATGTTTCATAAACCCAGGCCATAAAAGTCCCAGCTCAAAAGAAAGCATTGTTCCGGAAACAGCTCCTGTCGCAAATAAGATGGCAACCCCTTTGCTCCAGGCTTTTGTAAGTCCTTTATATACTTCATTATTAGTTTTTAGATACTTCCAATGGGCAAAAGCCATTAAGAAAGGCATTACCATTCCCACACAGGAGAATATGATATGGAAACCCAAAGAAAGCGCCATCTGGGCGCGGGCAGCTATAAAATCATCCATAATATCAACTTTTCAGTAAATAAATTTACGCATAAATTATTGATGTTGAGTATGATTTAAAACAGTTGCTATTTCAGCAATACATTTTAATTTTGAATCTTTTATAACCTTACTATTCTTTAACGCTTACAAGAGAAAACTCTACATTTTTTTGACACTTTTTAACTTTCATACCTCGAAAAAAATCACGATATTTGTAAGTCTTTGCATATAGCAAGATTTTTAATATTTAATATGAGTCAAAAACAATATACAGCTAGTAGTATTCAGGCATTGGAAGGAATGGAGCACGTACGTATGCGTCCTTCAATGTACATTGGTGATGTAGGATTAAGAGGTCTGCATCATTTGGTTTATGAAGTAGTAGATAACTCTATCGACGAAGCTTTGGCAGGATTCTGCGACACGATCTTTGTTGCTATTAAAGAAGGAAACGGAATCGAAGTTAGCGATAACGGTAGAGGTATTCCGGTTGACTTCCACGAAAAAGAACAAAAATCTGCTCTTGAGGTTGTAATGACGAAAATTGGAGCCGGAGGTAAGTTTGATAAAGATTCTTACAAGGTTTCAGGAGGTCTTCATGGAGTAGGGGTATCGTGTGTGAATGCACTTTCCAACGAAATGATCACTACTGTTTACAGAGACGGGAACGTTTACCAGCAGATATATTCAAAAGGAAAAGCTCAGACTGGGGTAGAAGAGATCGGAAATAGTGATAAAAGAGGTACAAAACAGTTCTTCCAGCCGGATGATACTATTTTTACAGAATTAGTTTATAACTACGATACTTTAGCAAGCCGCTTAAGAGAGCTTTCTTATCTTAACAAAGGAATTACCATTACTCTAACAGATGAAAGAGAGAAGTTGGAAGACGGTTCTTTCAGATCAGAAGTTTTTCATTCTGAAGGAGGATTAAAGGAATTTGTTGCTTATATCGATGGAAATCGTGAATCTATTATGGAGCACGTGATTTTCATGGAAGGAGAAAGAGATAATATCCCTGTAGAGGTTGCTATGCGCTACAATACTTCCTTCAACGAGAATCTTCATTCTTATGTAAATAACATCAATACTCACGAAGGAGGAACTCACCTGGCGGGTTTCAGACGTGCTTTAACGAGAACGCTTAAGAAATATGCTGATGATTTAGGGATTCCACAGAAAGAAAAGGTAGAAATTACCGGTGATGACTTCCGTGAAGGA from Chryseobacterium indologenes encodes the following:
- the lysS gene encoding lysine--tRNA ligase yields the protein MQLSEQEIIRREKLNKLTEMGINAFPADEYTITDTTESIKQDFSESKQVKIAGRLMSRRIQGKASFAELQDSKGKIQVYFNRDEICPGEDKELYNEVYKHLLDIGDIIGIEGELFTTQVGEKTVLVKNFTLLTKALRPLPQAKTDENGVVHDGFTDPELRYRQRYVDLTVNPQVKEIFVKRTKLFNAMRTFFNDAGYFEVETPILQSIPGGAAAKPFITHHNALDIPLYLRIANELYLKRLIVGGFDGVYEFSKNFRNEGMDRTHNPEFTAMEIYVAYKDYNWMMDFTEKLLEFCAIQVNGTTTATFGEHEVDFKAPYPRVSMTEAIQKFTGFDITGKTEKELFDFAKSIGIEVNETMGKGKLIDEIFGEKCEGNFIQPTFITDYPVEMSPLTKKHRSKEGLTERFELMVCGKEIANAYSELNDPIDQRERFEAQMALSERGDDEAMFIDQDFLRALEYGMPPTSGLGIGMDRLIMFLTNNASIQEVLFFPQMRPEKAVPQIELGEDEKVILEILNSQEEAMSLAEVKERSQLSGKKWDKASKTLTKNNIVKVEKIDENLLMKLA
- a CDS encoding ClbS/DfsB family four-helix bundle protein translates to MQTYKHKTELINEIKSRYLLYDQEFNDIKEDEKDLLKSGIDKTPSQNISYQIGWTHLLLQWEADEKKGIEVKTPTPEYKWNNLKGLYQSFYEQYGSYSLAEQRELLKKQVNEVIQWIEKLDDKTLFEPEQRKWATTPAKWPVWKWIHINTVAPFKNFRTQLRKWKKETGTE
- a CDS encoding cytochrome d ubiquinol oxidase subunit II, whose amino-acid sequence is MIYIVIGFLWLSICLYIILGGADFGAGIVELFTNKKARHKTQEIMYESIAPVWEANHMWLIIAIVILFVGFPDIYTTMSTYLHIPLVLMLVGIIARGTAFTFRHYDAVKDNWQVLYTQIFYYASLLTPFFLGLIAAATVSHSINPDATTFLDLYIFSWLNWFGVSVGLFTVALCAYLASIFSLRETRGKEELLLMIRKSKQTMIFVVITGILVFVTAYISDIPLLMWVFSKPLGIMAIVFATIALLLILRAMNRQKLLPVRALAGFQMVMILVAATYQHNPDIILLGNGQHLSLLEHMAPPKTIAALGWALMLGSLFILPFLFYLMASFSKLRK
- a CDS encoding cytochrome ubiquinol oxidase subunit I, yielding MDDFIAARAQMALSLGFHIIFSCVGMVMPFLMAFAHWKYLKTNNEVYKGLTKAWSKGVAILFATGAVSGTMLSFELGLLWPGFMKHAGPIFGMPFSLEGTAFFIEAIAIGFFLYGWDKFNKWFHWFCGFLVGVSGLASGILVVAANAWMNSPTGFDYINGQYLNIDPIKAMFNDAWFPQALHMTVAAFCATGFAVAGVHAFLIMRKKNVEFHTKAFRIAVGFALIGAFGAPLSGDVAAKSVAERQPIKLAAMEAHFETEKGASFVIGGIPDEEKEEIKYAIKIPKVLSFLVSNDFNAEVKGLKDFPKDQWPPIAVTHYAFQIMIFFGVVMICIGVVYLYAFFFKKEWLTKNWLLKTFLFATPFGYIALEAGWTVTEVGRQPWIIYGIMRTIDAVTPMPGIQYSFYFFTAIFISLSLILVFLLRRQVQMVPKLYDPTDPQFNDKNKNS
- the gyrB gene encoding DNA topoisomerase (ATP-hydrolyzing) subunit B; this encodes MSQKQYTASSIQALEGMEHVRMRPSMYIGDVGLRGLHHLVYEVVDNSIDEALAGFCDTIFVAIKEGNGIEVSDNGRGIPVDFHEKEQKSALEVVMTKIGAGGKFDKDSYKVSGGLHGVGVSCVNALSNEMITTVYRDGNVYQQIYSKGKAQTGVEEIGNSDKRGTKQFFQPDDTIFTELVYNYDTLASRLRELSYLNKGITITLTDEREKLEDGSFRSEVFHSEGGLKEFVAYIDGNRESIMEHVIFMEGERDNIPVEVAMRYNTSFNENLHSYVNNINTHEGGTHLAGFRRALTRTLKKYADDLGIPQKEKVEITGDDFREGLTAVISVKVMEPQFEGQTKTKLGNSEVSGAVDKIVGEMLTNFLEENPTEAKQIVQKVVLAAKARQAAKKAREMVQRKSPMGGSGLPGKLSDCSSKDPAESEIFLVEGDSAGGTAKQGRDRHFQAILPLRGKILNVEKSMLHKVYDNEEIRNIYTALGVSVGTEEDSKALNMAKLRYHKIVIMTDADIDGSHISTLILTFFFRYMKELIENGYIYIAQPPLYLLKKGNKKVYAYNEKEREEFTLDMSPDGKGVEVQRYKGLGEMNPEQLWETTLNPEHRILKQVTIDNAVEADSVFSMLMGDEVPPRREFIEKNAKYAKIDA